One region of Gossypium raimondii isolate GPD5lz chromosome 6, ASM2569854v1, whole genome shotgun sequence genomic DNA includes:
- the LOC105784724 gene encoding calcium and calcium/calmodulin-dependent serine/threonine-protein kinase gives MGQDKAKLVEEYEILDILGRGGFSVVRKGIKRKNGSDHEKTQVAIKTLKRFGTTPSPARVEKTIASMAALLPTRNQVSISDALLTNEILVMRKIVENVSPHPNVIDLYDVYEDQAGVHLVLELCSGGELFDRIVAETRYSEAGAAAVVRQIAGGLAAIHKANIVHRDLKPENCLFLNKNKDSTLKIMDFGLSSVEEFTDPVIGLFGSIDYVSPEALSQGQITAKSDMWSLGVILYILLSGYPPFIAQSNRQKQQMIMAGEYNFDERTWKNISSSAKHLISNLLQVDPDRRPSAEQLLAHPWVIGDSAKQEQIDAEVVSRLQSFNARRKLRAAAIASVLSSKVLLRTKRLRSLLGSHDLSKDEIDNLKSNFKKICANGDNATLPEFEEVLKAMNMSSLLPLATRIFDLFDSNRDGTVDMREIVCGFSSLKNSKGDDALRLCFEMYDTDRSGCITKEELASMLRALPDDCLPPDITEPGKLDEIFDRMDANSDGKVTFEEFKDAMQRDSSLQDVVLSSLRQQ, from the exons ATGGGACAAGATAAAGCGAAACTAGTAGAAGAATACGAAATCCTAGATATACTAGGACGAGGTGGATTCTCAGTCGTAAGAAAAGGTATAAAAAGAAAGAACGGATCAGATCATGAGAAAACACAAGTCGCCATTAAAACACTGAAACGATTCGGAACGACGCCGTCACCAGCTCGAGTCGAGAAAACAATTGCTTCGATGGCGGCGTTATTGCCGACGCGTAACCAGGTTTCCATCTCCGACGCGCTGTTGACGAACGAGATCCTCGTCATGAGGAAGATCGTCGAGAACGTTTCGCCGCATCCGAACGTGATCGATCTCTACGACGTTTACGAAGATCAAGCCGGGGTTCATTTGGTGCTGGAATTGTGCTCCGGCGGCGAGTTGTTCGATCGGATAGTAGCGGAAACACGGTACTCGGAAGCCGGTGCGGCAGCGGTGGTACGGCAGATCGCGGGAGGATTAGCGGCGATCCATAAGGCGAACATTGTTCATAGAGATCTGAAACCGGAGAACTGCTTGttcttgaataaaaataaagattcaaCGTTGAAGATCATGGACTTTGGATTGAGTTCGGTGGAAGAATTTACGGATCCGGTTATCGGGTTGTTTGGATCCATAGATTATGTTTCACCTGAGGCGCTTTCTCAAGGGCAAATCACAGCAAAGAGCGATATGTGGTCTTTGGGTGTCATCTTATACATCTTGCTTTCGGG GTATCCACCATTTATTGCTCAATCCAATCGTCAGAAACAACAGATGATCATGGCT GGAGAATACAATTTCGATGAGAGGACATGGAAAAACATTTCTTCATCAGCAAAGCATTTGATTTCTAATCTGTTGCAAGTTGATCCTGATAGAAGACCTAGTGCTGAACAA CTTCTAGCTCATCCATGGGTCATCGGGGATTCAGCAAAGCAAGAACAAATAGATGCGGAGGTTGTTTCCAGATTGCAGAGTTTTAACGCGCGTCGTAAGCTACGTGCTGCCGCCATAGCCAGTGTGTTGAGCAGCAAGGTTTTACTAAGGACGAAGAGGTTAAGAAGTTTGCTTGGCTCCCATGACCTTTCAAAGGACGAAATTGATAACCTCAAGTCGAACTTTAAGAAAAT ATGTGCTAACGGTGACAATGCTACTTTACCCGAATTTGAGGAGGTGCTAAAAGCAATGAACATGTCTTCACTACTTCCTTTGGCTACTCGTATCTTTGACCTATTCGATAGCAATCGAGATGGTACTGTTGATATGAGAGAAATTGTGTGTGGATTTTCCAGTCTTAAGAATTCTAAAGGAGATGACGCTCTTCGCCTGTGCTTCGAG ATGTATGATACAGATCGATCTGGATGCATTACTAAAGAAGAACTAGCATCAATGTTAAGA GCATTGCCCGATGACTGTCTTCCACCAGATATTACAGAACCTGGAAAGTTAGATGAAATATTCGATCGAATGGATGCAAACAGTGATGGGAAGGTTACGTTCGAAGAATTTAAGGATGCCATGCAAAGAGACAGCTCTCTCCAAGACGTAGTCCTCTCTTCTCTTCGACAACAGTAA
- the LOC105784733 gene encoding uncharacterized protein LOC105784733 isoform X1: protein MEDFEKKVSIKDSMEIEQENSNCSKSNEILNLLRKFLEIQQRRAQAYSKLKTGFSEYMKSGGELAYQQLCSEITVEFNDCSKQVLEMESLFLNPDYCRVDLAELLRAIQTQEKQKLHLTATIQVLKKAGRPSERLMNHENCSFKKPMEHECVHLQEITEAAGTEEAEANAEYDNALKEAIRGVQDAVTAINEHLEEVRYEIAALETE from the exons atggaAGATTTTGAGAAGAAGGtttcaataaaagactcaatggAGATTGAACAAGAAAACAGCAATTGCAGTAAAAGcaatgaaattctcaatttactTCGCAAATTCCTTGAAATTCAACAGCGTAGAGCTCAGGCTTACTCCAAGCTTAAAAC GGGTTTTTCGGAGTATATGAAATCAGGAGGGGAATTGGCCTACCAGCAGCTTTGCAGTGAGATCACAGTAGAGTTCAATGATTGCTCGAAACAA GTCCTTGAGATGGAATCTCTGTTTTTAAACCCTGATTACTGCCGAGTTGATCTAGCTGAGCTGCTCAGAGCCATTCAAACACAGGAAAAGCAGAAATTACATTTG ACTGCCACGATTCAGGTCTTGAAGAAGGCAGGTCGTCCATCAGAGCGTCTGATGAACCACGAGAATTGCTCATTTAAGAAGCCAATGGAGCATGAATGTGTGCATCTCCAGGAGATAACAGAAGCTGCTGGAACCGAAGAAGCAGAAGCAAATGCTGAGTATGATAATGCTCTCAAGGAAGCCATTAGAGGAGTGCAAGATGCTGTAACTGCCATTAACGAACATTTAGAAGAAGTGAGATATGAAATTGCAGCCCTTGAAACAGAGTAA
- the LOC105784732 gene encoding uncharacterized protein LOC105784732 → MFFYKCRNCWFSIDIKCAHLSSSFKFSQLSKHDIHRHPLSFIESPMAIYVLKRLNCCWCHEPLIDATYFCSDCPSFIIHKKCLDELPTEINHPSHHIHPLSFRYTDRNHFCNLCQKEHFGAFYGCSLCHFNINLECALLRSIVEDKSRHQYPLTLFWRQDSFICDACGTEGNYISYTCSTCFTTVHKKCISLPRIIKFSRHDHCIFHKYFLQTQELTKQDCKICFKEVRLERGSYSCGKLGCNYVVHVNCVLENQWLYKVIEDEKQYEELKEKSMQSSIIRVIEVNEAGEAAKIEHLSHQHCLVLADKMEEEIDRKCDGCMLPIANIFYYCSECPFFLHKTCAELPRIKQHWFHQNNGTLNFDSFKQCAFCYRDCSGLFYKIGGYWDMCTRCAKVADIIECEGHQHFLFFDFKYREKCNGCGELNWDGAFRCGKCRFALDFGCLTLPHSALHKIDEHKLKLTYHDDKEQSYCDICEQYRDPSLWYYSCSICDTSAHIECVLGQFPFIKDGSIVPYYCRKHYCALKFFRKVEGFPECSRCGKFCQEEILKCEKSTCNYIVHYKYECRRGH, encoded by the coding sequence atgtttttttataaatgtcgTAATTGTTGGTTTTCCATTGACATCAAATGTGCTCATTTATCTTCTTCATTTAAGTTTAGCCAACTGTCCAAACATGACATCCACCGACATCCATTGTCCTTCATAGAAAGTCCCATGGCCATATATGTACTCAAAAGATTGAACTGCTGCTGGTGTCATGAACCATTGATAGATGCTACATATTTTTGTTCTGATTGTCCATCATTCATCATTCACAAGAAATGCCTTGATGAGTTACCCACTGAAATCAATCACCCTTCCCACCACATACACCCTCTTTCCTTTCGTTATACTGATCGCAACCATTTTTGCAACCTATGCCAAAAGGAACATTTTGGAGCTTTTTATGGCTGTTCTCTTTGCCATTTTAACATCAATCTTGAATGTGCTTTGCTGAGGTCCATTGTTGAAGACAAAAGCCGTCATCAGTACCCACTCACCTTATTTTGGAGACAAGACTCATTCATTTGTGATGCATGTGGCACTGAAGGAAATTACATTTCTTACACATGTTCTACATGTTTCACCACAGTCCATAAGAAATGCATTTCACTCCCACGCATTATCAAATTTTCTCGACATGATCACTGcatttttcacaaatatttTCTTCAAACACAAGAGCTTACAAAGCAAGATTGCAAGATTTGTTTCAAAGAAGTGAGACTAGAGCGTGGGAGTTACTCTTGTGGGAAGCTAGGTTGCAATTACGTTGTCCATGTGAATTGTGTCTTAGAGAATCAATGGTTGTACAAGGTAATTGAGGACGAAAAGCAATATGAGGAGCTTAAAGAAAAATCTATGCAGTCTTCCATCATTCGTGTTATTGAGGTGAATGAAGCTGGGGAAGCTGCAAAGATTGAACATTTGAGTCATCAACATTGCTTGGTGTTAGCAGACAAGATGGAGGaggaaattgatagaaaatgtGATGGGTGCATGCTACCTATCgcaaatattttctattattgttCAGAATGCCccttttttcttcataaaacCTGTGCTGAATTGCCAAGAATCAAGCAACATTGGTTTCATCAAAACAATGGCACCCTCAATTTCGACAGCTTCAAGCAATGTGCCTTTTGCTATCGAGATTGTAGTGGTTTGTTCTACAAAATTGGAGGATATTGGGACATGTGCACAAGGTGTGCTAAAGTTGCTGATATCATTGAATGTGAAGGACACCAACACTTTCTCTTTTTTGATTTCAAATACAGGGAGAAATGTAATGGTTGTGGCGAGCTGAATTGGGATGGTGCATTCAGATGTGGAAAGTGCAGATTTGCTTTGGATTTTGGATGCTTAACATTACCACATTCAGCTCTTCACAAAATTGATGAACACAAGCTAAAGCTTACTTATCATGATGATAAGGAGCAAAGTTATTGTGATATTTGTGAGCAATATAGAGATCCAAGCCTTTGGTATTATTCTTGTTCAATCTGTGATACTTCTGCTCATATCGAATGTGTTCTTGGACAATTTCCATTTATAAAGGATGGGAGCATAGTGCCTTATTATTGTCGCAAACATTATTGTGCTCTTAAATTTTTTAGGAAGGTCGAGGGCTTCCCTGAATGCTCTCGTTGTGGAAAGTTTTGCCAAGAAGAAATTCTTAAGTGTGAAAAGTCTACATGCAACTATATTGTCCACTACAAATACGAATGCCGTCGGGGTCACTAA